A genomic region of Cydia strobilella chromosome 12, ilCydStro3.1, whole genome shotgun sequence contains the following coding sequences:
- the LOC134746049 gene encoding BET1 homolog, with product MRRARDGYAYQPIPKVATEDAVAHENDQMAEELSGKISTLKHMSIEIGNEVRYQDKILRGLDDDVDRSSGFLGKTMGRVLRLGKGNHNYYVFYLFLFSIFVFFLLYIVLKFR from the coding sequence ATGAGACGCGCTAGAGACGGGTACGCGTACCAGCCCATTCCCAAGGTGGCTACAGAAGATGCAGTCGCTCACGAGAACGATCAAATGGCAGAGGAGCTCAGCGGGAAGATCAGCACTCTTAAGCATATGTCGATAGAAATAGGCAACGAAGTCCGATATCAAGACAAGATCTTACGTGGACTTGATGACGATGTCGATAGAAGCTCTGGTTTTCTTGGGAAAACCATGGGCCGAGTATTAAGGCTGGGCAAAGGCAATCATAATTACtacgtattttatttgtttctatTCTCGATTTTTGTCTTCTTCCTACTATATATTGTTTTGAAATTTAGGTGA